TCTTCGTCGTCTGCGTCTTCGTCGCGGGGCTGTCCCAGGAGTTCGCGCAGCAGCCGTTCGTCATCGGGGCCGAGACCGGTGACGAAGCTGGCCAGCACGGCCTCGCGGTCCCGCTCGGCGTCCAGCACCCTGCGCATGCGGTGGGCGGCGAGACCCGCCTCGTCCGACGCGGGCAGCCACGCGAACGACCGCCCGCCGCGCTCGCGGGTGACCGCGCCCTTGGCGAGCAGCCGGGTGAGGATCGTGATCACCGTCGTATAGGCGAGATCGCCGCCCAGGCGTTCCTGCACCCACCCGGCGGTGGCCGGACCGTCCGCCTCGCGCAGCGCCGACAGGACCAACGCCTCCAGCTCGCCCTGTCCCCGCCGCCGGGGACGCTGCCGGTGATCCGTCACGCCCCGTCTCCTCTCCGCCGCCGTCCGTTTCCCGGTCGGACATCGTATAGACGCCGCCCGCCGCACCCACCCTTCACCGCCCGGCCGCCCCCTTGCCCACCATACCCCTAGGGGGTATACAGAACTCATGGACCACGACCAGCACCACCCTCCGCACGGCGACCGGCACCATGACGGGCACCACGATCACGCCTCCCCCGCGGCGGGGCACGGGGACGTCTCCTGGGCGATGGCGATGAAGGCGACACTGCACTGCCTCACCGGGTGCGCCATCGGCGAGATCCTCGGGATGGTCATCGGTACCGCCCTCGGCTGGGGCAATGTGCCGACCATGGTCGTCGCGATCGTTCTCGCGTTCCTGTTCGGCTACTCCTTCACCCTGTTCGCGGTGCGCCGGGCCGGCCTGGGTCTCAAGGCCGCGGTCAAGGTGGCGCTGGCCGCCGACAC
The sequence above is a segment of the Streptomyces asoensis genome. Coding sequences within it:
- a CDS encoding BlaI/MecI/CopY family transcriptional regulator, whose protein sequence is MTDHRQRPRRRGQGELEALVLSALREADGPATAGWVQERLGGDLAYTTVITILTRLLAKGAVTRERGGRSFAWLPASDEAGLAAHRMRRVLDAERDREAVLASFVTGLGPDDERLLRELLGQPRDEDADDEDADDEDADDGEDEAAETAADTDPDTDPDPDTGARQG
- a CDS encoding DUF4396 domain-containing protein, with product MDHDQHHPPHGDRHHDGHHDHASPAAGHGDVSWAMAMKATLHCLTGCAIGEILGMVIGTALGWGNVPTMVVAIVLAFLFGYSFTLFAVRRAGLGLKAAVKVALAADTVSIAVMELVDNAVVALTPGAMEAQLSDGLFWAALLGGFAIAFLITTPVNKWMIGRGKGHAVAHAQHA